A region of the Osmia bicornis bicornis chromosome 1, iOsmBic2.1, whole genome shotgun sequence genome:
TAACCTCATTAGCCACAACAGCACAGAAGGCTCTACACGTCACCATTAATCGCATTTGCTATTGGACCGATTCCGCCATAGTATTACACTGGCTGAGAACATCGCCACACTTACTCAAAACTTTTGTCGCGAATCGAGTCGCTGAAATTCAAGGCAACACGAACATCGAAGACTGGCGACACGTCCCAACCGCAGACAATCCCGCAGACATCATCTCCAGAGGCCGATCACCTGAGGAGTTCTTACACCCATCAATATGGCACCACGGACCGAGGTGGCTACAAGAAGAGGAAACACATTGGCCTTCCGGAAACATATCATGTCCAAACGATCTTCCGGAGCAGAAAACTGTCGTCTGCCTGACCACTACCTGTCCTGATGTCAATTTCATCGAACGATTTTCATCATGGGGAAGACTAATCAGAGTCATCGCATACTGCCTGCGATGGAAACACAGTCACACGGCAAAGGGAGCACTCACAGCCTCGGAACTAAAGTACGCTCATGATGTCatcataaaattaatacaacGAATGCACTACACTgaggaaatgaagaaaataacaaCGGGCAACGGCCAGACATTTAAGGGCGGACTTCAACGGCTAAACCCATTCATTGACCGCGACGGACTTCTACGAGTCGGTGGCCGACTAAAGAATTCATTCATGCCATTCGGTCAACGACACCCGATCATTCTGCCGAAGACCCGAGTCACTGCATTGATACTAGGAAATGAGCATCGTGCTAATTTACACTCAGGTACTCAGGCCGCCCTTTATGCGGTCAGACGGCGCTACTGGCCCATTGACGGCCGAGACCAGGTCTGGAAGGTCATAAAGACCTGCGTCCGCTGTTGCCGAGCACAACCGCCGCCTGTGGATTACATCATGGGTAACCTACCTACAGCCAGGGTCACGGAATCTCGGCCATTCACTAATGTGGGAGTCGACTATTGCGGACCTTTCTTTataaaggaaagaaaacatAGAAATCTCAACCGGGTCAAGGTCTACGTTGCAGTTTTCGTCTGCCTCGCCGTAAAGGCGATCCATTTGGAGCTCGTTAGCGAGTTAACCACTGAGGCTTTCCTGGCGGCCCTCAGACGGTTTATCGCTAGAAGAGGATTCTGTACGGACCTCTATTCGGACAACGGTTCCAATTTCGTTGGAGCAAACAACGAGCTACGTGAACTACGCGCACTACTACAATCCGACGACCATCGCGAGAAGGTCACCACCTTTCTCGCAGAACGCGCCATCAACTGGAACTTCATCCCTCCGTTGACACCTCACTTTGGAGGACTTTGGGAGGCTGCGGTGAAGTCATTCAAATATCATTTGAAACGCGTCGCAGGCGCAGAATTATTCACCTTTGAAAACTTCAACACCCTAATTATTGAAATCGAATCCATATTGAACTCTCGTCCACTCACTCCAATTTCATCTGATCCAAACGACCTCCTGGTCCTCACACCTGCTCATTTCTTGATCGGCGACTCCTTGACTAGCTTGCGTGAGAGAAATTTCAGAGATACTCCATCGAATCGCCTTTCCAGTTGGCAACACGTCCAAAAGGTGAAGCAACATTTCTGGACCAGATGGCACCGAGAATATCTCAATGAGCTGACCACCCGCAGAAAATGGACAACAGGAGGCCATGCTATAAACGAAGGTACCATCGTGCTCCTCAGGGAAGAAAACACTCCCTCTCTGCACTGGCCCCTAGGCCGAGTCGTCAAGGTCCATCCCGGCTCCGATGGCATCATTCGGACCGCCACCATAAAAACGGCCAAAACCACGCTAGATCGAAGCGTAAAACGACTCGTTCCCCTGCCCGTCCAGACAGACCAGGATGAGCAGACTATGGACGATCATTCATgaatgttaatttaatttaatgtaacTATACGTAGACCATAAGTTTCCTTTTAACTATTGGAATCATAACCTTTGCTTTAGCCATTCTTAGATCATAAGACCTATACCACTATACGAACTCAGACAGCTGTACACATACTAATATCATTTGATCGGTGCCCTCTCAACGGGGGGAGGATGTTGCACAGCATCGCGAATTTATAACTACAACAGTCAAGTACACAATAACAATTTTGTCAATCAACCACCATACGGTCTTCTTGTCGACCGTAATGAAAACactgcaatttaatttaagccTGTTCAATATATTCAGCTTACCTGGCAAGGATTAACAGCTAAAAGAACGAATAACCAACCGTTTATTATACTAATTTAGAAGCACGATCATTCACGGTCAATAATATAACTCACAATTATACGAAAATCTACT
Encoded here:
- the LOC123988283 gene encoding uncharacterized protein LOC123988283 gives rise to the protein MGNLPTARVTESRPFTNVGVDYCGPFFIKERKHRNLNRVKVYVAVFVCLAVKAIHLELVSELTTEAFLAALRRFIARRGFCTDLYSDNGSNFVGANNELRELRALLQSDDHREKVTTFLAERAINWNFIPPLTPHFGGLWEAAVKSFKYHLKRVAGAELFTFENFNTLIIEIESILNSRPLTPISSDPNDLLVLTPAHFLIGDSLTSLRERNFRDTPSNRLSSWQHVQKVKQHFWTRWHREYLNELTTRRKWTTGGHAINEGTIVLLREENTPSLHWPLGRVVKVHPGSDGIIRTATIKTAKTTLDRSVKRLVPLPVQTDQDEQTMDDHS